A stretch of Saccharomyces cerevisiae S288C chromosome IV, complete sequence DNA encodes these proteins:
- the SNF3 gene encoding glucose sensor (Plasma membrane low glucose sensor, regulates glucose transport; high affinity sensor that contains 12 predicted transmembrane segments and a long C-terminal tail required for induction of hexose transporters; also senses fructose and mannose; SNF3 has a paralog, RGT2, that arose from the whole genome duplication), which translates to MDPNSNSSSETLRQEKQGFLDKALQRVKGIALRRNNSNKDHTTDDTTGSIRTPTSLQRQNSDRQSNMTSVFTDDISTIDDNSILFSEPPQKQSMMMSICVGVFVAVGGFLFGYDTGLINSITSMNYVKSHVAPNHDSFTAQQMSILVSFLSLGTFFGALTAPFISDSYGRKPTIIFSTIFIFSIGNSLQVGAGGITLLIVGRVISGIGIGAISAVVPLYQAEATHKSLRGAIISTYQWAITWGLLVSSAVSQGTHARNDASSYRIPIGLQYVWSSFLAIGMFFLPESPRYYVLKDKLDEAAKSLSFLRGVPVHDSGLLEELVEIKATYDYEASFGSSNFIDCFISSKSRPKQTLRMFTGIALQAFQQFSGINFIFYYGVNFFNKTGVSNSYLVSFITYAVNVVFNVPGLFFVEFFGRRKVLVVGGVIMTIANFIVAIVGCSLKTVAAAKVMIAFICLFIAAFSATWGGVVWVISAELYPLGVRSKCTAICAAANWLVNFICALITPYIVDTGSHTSSLGAKIFFIWGSLNAMGVIVVYLTVYETKGLTLEEIDELYIKSSTGVVSPKFNKDIRERALKFQYDPLQRLEDGKNTFVAKRNNFDDETPRNDFRNTISGEIDHSPNQKEVHSIPERVDIPTSTEILESPNKSSGMTVPVSPSLQDVPIPQTTEPAEIRTKYVDLGNGLGLNTYNRGPPSLSSDSSEDYTEDEIGGPSSQGDQSNRSTMNDINDYMARLIHSTSTASNTTDKFSGNQSTLRYHTASSHSDTTEEDSNLMDLGNGLALNAYNRGPPSILMNSSDEEANGGETSDNLNTAQDLAGMKERMAQFAQSYIDKRGGLEPETQSNILSTSLSVMADTNEHNNEILHSSEENATNQPVNENNDLK; encoded by the coding sequence ATGGATCCTAATAGTAACAGTTCTAGCGAAACATTACGCCAAGAGAAACAGGGTTTCCTAGACAAAGCTCTTCAGAGGGTGAAGGGCATAGCACTGCGACGAAACAATAGTAACAAAGATCATACAACAGATGATACGACAGGTAGCATACGAACCCCTACGAGCTTGCAGCGGCAAAATTCTGACAGGCAATCTAATATGACATCCGTGTTTACGGATGACATTTCTACCATAGACGACAActcaattttattttcagaGCCTCCTCAGAAACAATCTATGATGATGTCTATATGCGTAGGTGTTTTTGTTGCAGTTGGCggatttttatttggtTATGATACAGGTCTGATCAACAGTATTACATCTATGAACTATGTGAAGTCACACGTAGCACCTAATCACGATTCATTTACCGCCCAACAAATGTCCATTTTGGTGTCATTTTTGTCATTGGGAACTTTTTTTGGGGCTTTAACTGCACCATTTATATCTGATTCGTATGGCAGGAAGCCTACTATCATTTTCAGTacaattttcatcttctctATCGGAAATTCTTTACAGGTAGGTGCTGGAGGAATCACATTATTGATTGTGGGAAGGGTCATTTCAGGTATCGGTATAGGCGCAATTTCAGCGGTTGTTCCATTATACCAAGCAGAAGCTACACATAAATCATTAAGAGGTGCTATTATTTCTACTTACCAATGGGCCATTACCTGGGGCTTGCTCGTGTCAAGTGCAGTGTCGCAAGGGACACACGCAAGAAACGACGCATCTTCGTATCGGATTCCCATAGGGTTGCAATATGTCTGGTCGTCATTTCTCGCTATCGGGATGTTCTTTCTCCCTGAGAGTCCACGCTATTACGTTTTGAAAGACAAGCTAGATGAAGCAGCTAAATCTTTATCGTTTTTAAGAGGTGTACCAGTCCATGATTCTGGGTTACTGGAAGAACTAGTTGAAATAAAGGCAACATATGATTACGAGGCATCTTTTGGTTCTTCGAACTTCATTGattgttttatttcaaGTAAAAGTAGACCAAAGCAAACTCTAAGGATGTTTACGGGAATTGCCCTTCAAGcatttcaacaattttcaGGTATCAACTTTATATTTTACTACGGtgtcaatttcttcaataagaCAGGAGTCAGTAATAGTTATCTGGTTTCATTTATAACCTATGCTGTTAATGTTGTCTTTAATGTTCCtggtttgttttttgtgGAATTTTTTGGTAGACGTAAGGTGCTGGTTGTTGGGGGTGTTATCATGACTATAGCCAACTTTATTGTGGCCATTGTTGGGTGTTCCTTAAAGACTGTAGCGGCCGCAAAAGTTATGATAGCATTTATATGTCTATTCATAGCTGCCTTTTCTGCTACATGGGGTGGTGTTGTTTGGGTTATTTCAGCAGAACTGTACCCATTGGGTGTGAGATCTAAATGTACGGCTATATGCGCTGCTGCTAACTGGCTTGTAAACTTTATTTGTGCTTTAATTACCCCTTATATTGTAGATACTGGGTCGCATACATCATCATTAGGtgcaaaaatattcttcatttggGGCTCCTTAAATGCGATGGGGGTGATAGTTGTTTACTTGACCGTTTATGAAACGAAGGGTTTGACATTAGAAGAGATTGATGAATTATATATTAAGTCATCCACTGGTGTCGTGTCACCAAAAtttaataaagatattagGGAACGCGCACTTAAATTCCAATACGATCCTTTGCAAAGATTAGAAGACGGAAAGAACACTTTTGTTgctaaaagaaataattttgaCGATGAAACACCAAGAAATGATTTTCGAAATACGATATCGGGCGAAATAGATCATAGTCCCAATCAAAAAGAAGTTCATTCTATCCCAGAACGTGTTGATATTCCTACTAGTACAGAAATTCTTGAAAGCCCGAACAAAAGTAGTGGTATGACAGTCCCTGTGTCACCTTCTCTGCAAGACGTTCCAATCCCGCAAACAACAGAGCCTGCTGAAATTCGAACCAAATATGTGGACCTAGGAAATGGGCTTGGTCTTAATACGTATAATAGAGGGCCTCCCTCACTCTCAAGCGACTCAAGCGAAGATTACacagaagatgaaataggCGGGCCCTCATCTCAAGGCGACCAAAGTAATAGAAGTACTATGAATGATATTAATGATTATATGGCACGTCTCATTCACAGTACTTCTACTGCAAGTAACACGACAGATAAGTTCTCCGGTAACCAAAGTACCCTTCGTTACCACACGGCTTCCTCACATTCGGATACAACTGAAGAGGACAGCAATTTGATGGACCTGGGAAACGGGCTTGCCTTGAATGCTTATAACAGAGGTCCACCTTCAATTTTAATGAATTCCAGTGATGAAGAGGCAAATGGTGGTGAGACGTCTGATAATTTGAACACAGCTCAAGACTTGGCTGGTATGAAGGAACGAATGGCGCAGTTTGCGCAGAGCTATATTGACAAGAGAGGCGGTCTGGAACCTGAAACTCAATCTAATATTTTGAGCACTTCTCTCTCCGTGATGGCTGACACTAATGAACATAATAATGAAATCCTCCACTCAAGCGAAGAAAACGCCACTAATCAACCtgtaaatgaaaataatgatttgAAATAA
- the NUS1 gene encoding ditrans,polycis-polyprenyl diphosphate synthase (Forms dehydrodolichyl diphosphate synthase complex with RER2 or SRT1; tet-repressible mutant shows accumulation of hypoglycosylated forms of CPY, suggesting that Nus1p may be involved in protein trafficking; mutations in human homolog NUS1 have been implicated in congenital scoliosis, neurological impairment, refractory epilepsy, hearing deficit, and visual impairment; human cis-prenyltransferase complex complements yeast null mutant) has protein sequence MPTMIKKDDKAMEPPNEKPHRKIERDDVPESSNHIPPPESGVLKGGKVNSKTRALKAVTSIIADADENPQKKVNNETNGVQKQKTEDLSKRIGKFEYLFYKFLLVLLYICFGLFRYGQYQYNKMKLRIFSIIYNHAYTPQLIRQDVIPLKKIPKRLAAILEVKPVGDVGGGVTGLLNDASEIVCWTVSAGIKHLMLYDYDGILQRNVPELRMEIHSNLAKYFGPAHVPNYAVKIPHSNKIFYNLDGIETETDVGNEIEANQEKDKIAIEISLLSNRDGRETIVDLTKTMAELCAVNELSVSDITMDLVDSELKQLVGPEPDLLLYFGPSLDLQGFPPWHIRLTEFYWEKDNNEVIYSVFIRGLRQYAGCKVNVGK, from the coding sequence ATGCCCACGATGATCAAAAAGGATGATAAAGCAATGGAGCCCCCTAATGAAAAACCGCATAGAAAGATCGAAAGAGATGATGTTCCAGAATCTTCCAATCACATCCCACCTCCAGAATCTGGTGTTTTAAAGGGCGGTAAAGTTAATTCAAAAACCAGAGCTTTAAAGGCCGTTACAAGTATCATTGCAGACGCCGATGAGAACCCTCAGAAGAAAGTGAACAATGAGACGAATGGAGTCCAAAAGCAAAAGACAGAAGATTTGAGTAAAAGAATAGGTAAATTTGAATACCTTTTTTACAAGTTTTTACTTGTGTTGTTATACATCTGCTTCGGGTTGTTTCGGTACGGTCAATaccaatataataaaatgaaaCTAAGAATATTCAGTATCATCTACAACCATGCATATACACCACAGTTGATTAGACAGGACGTTATTCctctgaaaaaaattcctaAAAGGTTGGCCGCTATCTTGGAAGTCAAGCCAGTTGGCGACGTTGGCGGCGGTGTGACAGGTTTATTAAATGACGCGAGTGAAATTGTTTGCTGGACTGTTTCAGCTGGTATAAAACATTTGATGTTGTACGATTACGATGGAATATTACAAAGAAATGTTCCAGAGCTGAGAATGGAAATTCATTCCAACCTGGCTAAATATTTTGGGCCAGCTCATGTTCCAAACTACGCTGTTAAAATACCTCATTCTAACAAGATATTCTACAATCTAGACGGAATTGAAACCGAGACTGATGTAGGCAATGAGATAGAAGCTAACCAAGAAAAGGACAAAATTGCtattgaaatttctttattgtcTAACAGAGATGGTAGAGAAACGATTGTCGATCTGACCAAAACTATGGCTGAGTTATGTGCGGTTAACGAATTGAGCGTTTCTGACATCACAATGGATTTAGTTGATTCAGAACTGAAACAACTAGTTGGACCCGAACCAGATTTACTGTTATACTTCGGGCCTTCGTTGGATTTACAAGGGTTCCCACCTTGGCATATTAGATTAACCGAATTTTATTGGGAAAAAGATAACAACGAAGTCATATATTCGGTTTTCATCCGCGGCCTAAGACAGTACGCAGGATGTAAAGTGAATGTTGGTAAATGA
- the ARF1 gene encoding Arf family GTPase ARF1 (ADP-ribosylation factor; GTPase of the Ras superfamily that regulates coated vesicle formation during intracellular trafficking within the Golgi; regulates mitochondrial fission, fusion and function, controlling the flow of fatty acids and metabolites from lipid droplets to peroxisomes and mitochondria; localizes to the Golgi apparatus and the active form to ER and lipid droplets; arf1 arf2 double null mutation is complemented by human ARF1, ARF4, ARF5, or ARF6), whose translation MGLFASKLFSNLFGNKEMRILMVGLDGAGKTTVLYKLKLGEVITTIPTIGFNVETVQYKNISFTVWDVGGQDRIRSLWRHYYRNTEGVIFVVDSNDRSRIGEAREVMQRMLNEDELRNAAWLVFANKQDLPEAMSAAEITEKLGLHSIRNRPWFIQATCATSGEGLYEGLEWLSNSLKNST comes from the coding sequence ATGGGTTTGTTTGCCTCTAAGTTGTTCAGTAACCTTTTTGGTAACAAAGAAATGCGTATTCTTATGGTTGGTCTTGATGGTGCTGGTAAGACCACCGTTTTGTACAAGTTGAAATTGGGTGAAGTTATCACTACCATTCCAACAATTGGTTTCAACGTTGAAACTGTCCAATATAAGAACATTTCATTCACTGTCTGGGATGTCGGTGGACAAGACAGAATTAGATCTCTATGGAGACACTACTACAGAAACACTGAAGGTGTTATCTTTGTTGTCGATTCTAACGATAGATCGCGTATTGGTGAAGCTAGAGAAGTTATGCAAAGAATGTTGAACGAAGATGAATTGAGAAACGCCGCTTGGTTGGTGTTCGCTAACAAGCAAGATTTGCCAGAAGCCATGTCTGCTGCTGAAATCACTGAAAAACTAGGTTTACATTCTATTAGAAACCGTCCATGGTTTATCCAAGCCACGTGTGCTACCTCCGGTGAAGGTTTGTATGAAGGTTTGGAATGGTTAAGTAACAGTTTGAAAAACTCAACTTAA
- the RPL35A gene encoding 60S ribosomal protein uL29 RPL35A (Ribosomal 60S subunit protein L35A; homologous to mammalian ribosomal protein L35 and bacterial L29; RPL35A has a paralog, RPL35B, that arose from the whole genome duplication): MAGVKAYELRTKSKEQLASQLVDLKKELAELKVQKLSRPSLPKIKTVRKSIACVLTVINEQQREAVRQLYKGKKYQPKDLRAKKTRALRRALTKFEASQVTEKQRKKQIAFPQRKYAIKA; encoded by the exons ATG GCCGGTGTTAAAGCTTACGAACTAAGAACCAAATCCAAGGAACAATTGGCTTCTCAATTGGTTGACTTGAAAAAGGAGTTGGCTGAATTGAAGGTCCAAAAGTTGTCCAGACCATCTTTGCCAAAGATCAAGACCGTCAGAAAGAGTATCGCCTGTGTCTTGACCGTCATCAACGAACAACAAAGAGAAGCTGTTAGACAATTATACAAGGGTAAGAAGTACCAACCAAAGGACTTGAGAGCCAAGAAGACCAGAGCTTTGAGAAGAGCTTTGACCAAATTCGAAGCTTCCCAAGTTACCGAaaagcaaagaaagaagcaAATCGCTTTCCCACAAAGAAAGTACGCTATTAAGGCTTAA
- the UFD2 gene encoding ubiquitin-ubiquitin ligase UFD2 (Conserved ubiquitin (Ub) chain assembly factor (E4); forms branched Ub chains on substrates destined for degradation, catalyzing K48-linked multi-monoubiquitination of K29-linked Ub chains assembled by Ub-ligase Ufd4p; involved in Ub-fusion degradation pathway, OLE membrane fluidity pathway, stress response survival, and ERAD pathway for misfolded proteins where it promotes ubiquitination and transfer of ERAD substrates to Rad23p; U-box family member; homologous to human Ufd2a, Ufd2b) has protein sequence MTAIEDILQITTDPSDTRGYSLLKSEEVPQGSTLGVDFIDTLLLYQLTENEKLDKPFEYLNDCFRRNQQQKRITKNKPNAESLHSTFQEIDRLVIGYGVVALQIENFCMNGAFINYITGIVSNVNSYTDFLSQIIQRAILEGTALDLLNAVFPTLLEYCNKHVSHFDLNESVIYNNVLTIFELFVTFKPIAEIFTKIDGFFADYSCKPQDFERKTILGPILSLSPIEAAVAIRNYGDNLLRSKQQTAMIHESLQAEHKVVIDRLFFIVDKLVRGSLNSRTDMISYFAHIANKNHLRRADHPPFKELSSNGFMSNITLLLVRFSQPFLDISYKKIDKIDANYFNNPSLFIDLSGETRLNSDFKEADAFYDKNRKTADSKPNFISDCFFLTLTYLHYGLGGTLSFEEKMGSEIKALKEEIEKVKKIAANHDVFARFITAQLSKMEKALKTTESLRFALQGFFAHRSLQLEVFDFICGASTFLIRVVDPEHEFPFKQIKLPLIPDQIGVENVDNADFLRAHAPVPFKYYPEFVVEGPVNYSLYISKYQTSPIFRNPRLGSFVEFTTMVLRCPELVSNPHLKGKLVQLLSVGAMPLTDNSPGFMMDIFEHDELVNKNLLYALLDFYVIVEKTGSSSQFYDKFNSRYSISIILEELYYKIPSYKNQLIWQSQNNADFFVRFVARMLNDLTFLLDEGLSNLAEVHNIQNELDNRARGAPPTREEEDKELQTRLASASRQAKSSCGLADKSMKLFEIYSKDIPAAFVTPEIVYRLASMLNYNLESLVGPKCGELKVKDPQSYSFNPKDLLKALTTVYINLSEQSEFISAVAKDERSFNRNLFVRAVDILGRKTGLASPEFIEKLLNFANKAEEQRKADEEEDLEYGDVPDEFLDPLMYTIMKDPVILPASKMNIDRSTIKAHLLSDSTDPFNRMPLKLEDVTPNEELRQKILCFKKQKKEEAKHKASE, from the coding sequence ATGACCGCCATAGAAGATATTTTACAAATCACCACCGATCCTTCCGATACCCGTGGCTACTCTCTATTGAAGTCCGAGGAAGTGCCTCAAGGCTCAACTCTTGGAGTTGATTTTATTGATACGCTACTATTATATCAACTCACCGAGAATGAGAAGTTGGATAAACCgtttgaatatttgaaCGATTGCTTTCGCCGTAATcagcaacaaaaaagaatcaCCAAAAACAAGCCAAATGCTGAGTCATTACATTCCACTTTCCAAGAGATTGATCGTCTTGTCATTGGCTATGGTGTCGTTGCCTTACAAATAGAAAACTTTTGCATGAATGGTGCTTTCATCAATTATATCACTGGAATTGTTTCTAACGTTAACTCATATACTGATTTCCTTTCCCAAATCATTCAAAGAGCCATATTAGAAGGTACCGCTTTGGATTTACTTAACGCTGTTTTCCCGACATTATTAGAATACTGTAATAAACATGTCAGCCATTTTGATTTGAACGAATCTGTAATTTACAATAACGTTCTTACCATTTTTGAGTTATTTGTTACATTTAAACCTATTGCAGAAATATTCACTAAAATAGATGGTTTTTTTGCAGACTATAGCTGTAAACCACAGGATTTTGAAAGGAAAACGATATTGGGGCCTATTTTATCTCTTTCTCCCATAGAAGCTGCTGTGGCAATCCGGAACTACGGCGATAACCTTTTGCGTTCCAAACAACAGACAGCCATGATCCATGAATCTCTACAAGCTGAGCATAAAGTTGTCATAGATAGActcttttttattgtcGATAAGCTTGTTCGTGGCTCCTTAAACTCAAGGACTGATATGATTAGTTATTTTGCCCATATCGCTAATAAAAACCATTTACGTAGAGCCGATCATCCACCATTCAAAGAACTATCCTCTAACGGATTTATGTCCAATATCACTTTGTTATTGGTTAGATTTTCTCAACCATTTCTAGATATTTCATATAAGAAAATCGACAAGATCGACGCAAATTACTTCAACAACCCAAGTTTATTTATTGATTTATCAGGGGAAACACGATTAAATTCTGATTTTAAAGAGGCAGATGCATTTTATGACAAGAACAGAAAAACAGCAGATTCTAAGCCAAACTTCATCTCTGattgctttttcttgacATTAACCTATTTGCATTATGGTCTGGGAGGTACATTATCATTTGAAGAGAAGATGGGATCTGAAATCAAAGCGttaaaggaagaaattgaaaaagtaaagaaaatagcTGCGAACCACGATGTCTTTGCCAGATTCATTACAGCACAATTATCCAAGATGGAGAAGGCGTTGAAAACAACAGAATCTTTGCGATTTGCTCTTCAAGGGTTCTTCGCTCATAGATCTCTTCAACTAGAGGTTTTCGACTTTATTTGTGGTGCATCTACGTTCTTGATTCGTGTTGTGGATCCTGAACACGAATTTCCGTTTAAACAAATTAAATTGCCATTAATTCCGGACCAAATAGGTGTTGAAAACGTGGACAACGCTGATTTTTTGAGAGCGCATGCTCCAGTGCCTTTTAAATACTATCCAGAATTTGTTGTAGAAGGTCCAGTTAACTATTCTCTATACATTTCGAAGTACCAGACCTCTCCAATCTTCAGAAATCCACGTCTGGGATCGTTTGTTGAGTTTACAACAATGGTCCTCCGTTGTCCTGAATTGGTTTCCAACCCACATTTAAAAGGTAAATTAGTGCAGTTATTAAGCGTTGGTGCTATGCCTCTAACAGACAATTCCCCCGGATTCATGATGGATATATTCGAACACGACGAATTAGTTAACAAGAATCTGTTATATGCTCTACTAGACTTTTATGttattgttgaaaaaacaGGCTCTTCTTCACAATTTTACGATAAATTCAACAGCAGATATAGcatatcaataattttGGAGGAGCTTTATTACAAGATACCATCTTATAAAAACCAATTGATCTGGCAGTCTCAAAACAATGCTGACTTTTTTGTGAGGTTCGTTGCTCGTATGTTGAATGACTTGACTTTCCTGTTGGATGAAGGCCTAAGTAATTTGGCTGAGGTGCATAATATCCAAAATGAGCTGGATAATCGTGCAAGGGGCGCGCCACCAACAAGAGAGGAAGAGGACAAAGAACTACAAACAAGATTGGCGTCTGCTTCCAGGCAAGCTAAGTCCTCGTGTGGATTGGCCGATAAATCGATGAAACTGTTCGAAATCTATTCGAAGGATATACCGGCTGCATTTGTCACACCAGAAATCGTATATAGACTGGCAAGTATGCTAAACTATAACTTAGAGTCACTTGTCGGTCCCAAATGCGGGGAACTAAAAGTGAAAGACCCACAAAGTTATTCATTCAACCCAAAAGATTTGTTGAAAGCCTTAACAACTGTTTATATCAATCTTTCCGAGCAATCAGAGTTCATCAGTGCTGTCGCTAAAGATGAAAGATCATTTAATAGAAATCTCTTTGTTCGCGCAGTTGATATTCTTGGTAGAAAAACTGGTTTAGCATCTCCAGAGTTCATCGAAAAACTATTGAACTTTGCCAATAAAGCCGAAGAGCAAAGAAAGGctgatgaagaggaagatcTTGAGTATGGTGATGTTCCTGACGAGTTCTTAGATCCTTTGATGTACACAATTATGAAGGATCCTGTCATTTTACCAGCATCCAAGATGAATATTGATAGAAGCACGATCAAAGCACATCTGCTTAGTGACTCTACTGACCCGTTTAATAGAATGCCTTTAAAACTAGAGGATGTAACACCTAATGAAGAGTTAAGGCAAAAGattctttgtttcaaaaaacaaaaaaaggaagaagcaAAACATAAAGCAAGCGAGTGA
- the RBS1 gene encoding Rbs1p (Protein involved in assembly of the RNA Pol III complex; high copy suppressor of Pol III assembly mutation and psk1 psk2 mutations that confer temperature-sensitivity for galactose utilization; physically interacts with Pol III; proposed to bind single-stranded nucleic acids via its R3H domain; capable of forming the prion [VTS1+]), with protein sequence MTALDSRNWGLTPAMETGLFQKPQDRIFIIELENSIVSFINSNTESFQLRPMNSYYRLLSHQIAEYHNLNHVLARTQDSCVILFKGENFQKIEGKPLLQELQLNKKPEECASSSESIEKSNNNRIFRILKRKEVGNECDYKIDGNTRTPNSNLTANSNKDQKIEIDDKSSTDLEQERIEKERLYEQRKQEIFDKLNKSEDDVKSTNSSGSSDSDNEWSDWLNGDDSNTQTSNGSVSSSSPFNSSVTTIQVNKPQQQFYDSRRGRGGRRRGTNNYKDAYRGQSRRNKENGGYQSGYSSPYLVYPPPQMGGNSLPTYPLMYNPAGPAPGPAPSPMVMGNNTVFMNPYMYNMNPQGSCSFGTPIPMYPPYQYQYQYQYNTQYHSGPYSNTPSYNSNNYTRSSANKYHHFQGKNSYSGAIPKRSDDSNSNKNEGIRRASVEGSPSSRDTDSVEMKFDKLNI encoded by the coding sequence ATGACAGCACTAGATTCTCGAAACTGGGGATTGACACCCGCTATGGAAACGGGCTTGTTCCAGAAACCACAGGACCGTATCTTTATAATAGAGCTGGAAAATTCCATAGTGTCATTCATAAACTCAAACACAGAATCATTTCAGCTAAGACCGATGAATTCATATTATAGGCTTCTATCGCACCAAATAGCTGAGTACCACAACTTGAACCATGTTTTGGCAAGAACTCAAGATAGTTGTGTGattcttttcaaaggtGAGAATTTCCAAAAGATTGAAGGAAAGCCACTCTTACAAGAGTTGCAGCTGAACAAAAAACCGGAAGAGTGTGCTTCCTCAAGTGAgagtattgaaaaatcgAACAATAACAGAATATTTCGAATCTTAAAGCGGAAAGAGGTAGGTAACGAGTGCGATTATAAAATCGATGGCAATACACGTACACCAAATAGCAATTTGACAGCCAATTCAAATAAGGACCAAAAAATCGAAATCGATGATAAATCTAGTACTGATTTGGAACAAGAAAGAATTGAGAAGGAAAGACTTTATGAACAACGTaaacaagaaatttttgataagCTCAACAAGAGTGAAGACGATGTAAAGTCAACCAACAGTAGCGGTAGTAGTGATAGTGACAATGAATGGAGTGATTGGTTGAACGGAGATGACTCTAACACACAAACTAGTAACGGTTCAGTTAGCTCTTCATCACCATTCAATTCATCTGTGACGACGATACAAGTAAACAAACCTCAACAACAATTTTATGATAGtcgaagaggaagaggaggaagaagaagaggaacaAACAATTACAAAGATGCCTATAGAGGCCAAAGTCGTCGGAATAAAGAAAACGGCGGTTACCAATCGGGATATTCTTCGCCATATCTTGTGTATCCTCCTCCCCAAATGGGTGGCAATAGTCTGCCAACCTACCCTCTAATGTATAACCCCGCTGGTCCTGCCCCCGGTCCTGCACCTTCACCCATGGTAATGGGCAATAACACAGTCTTCATGAACCCTTACATGTACAATATGAATCCCCAAGGGTCCTGTTCGTTTGGCACCCCAATCCCTATGTATCCCCCATACcaatatcaatatcaatACCAATATAACACTCAGTATCACAGCGGGCCATATAGCAATACACCAAGCTATAATTCTAACAATTACACAAGATCCTCAGCAAATAAGTACCACCAttttcaaggaaaaaattcatattCTGGTGCGATTCCGAAACGTAGTGATGACAGTAACAGTAATAAGAATGAGGGAATTCGTAGGGCTAGTGTTGAGGGTTCGCCGTCATCTAGGGATACTGATTCGGTAGAGAtgaaatttgataaattaaaCATTTAG